A stretch of the uncultured Trichococcus sp. genome encodes the following:
- a CDS encoding HK97 family phage prohead protease, whose protein sequence is MENRLGMTHTRTFHTELETREEQDGVSEKVIEGYFSVFNNETELWPGAYESIATGAFDGTISNDIRALINHDARLVLGRNKSGTLDLRIDSRGLWGTVKVNEKDVDAMNLYERVKRGDVDQCSFGFNILAEETEFRDDGSIKWIIKEIDLHEVSVVTFPAYEETGVQARHKDLEQMKQRMKEEKKLRLRERLENVKTTNAT, encoded by the coding sequence ATGGAGAATAGGTTAGGTATGACGCACACGCGGACTTTCCACACGGAGTTAGAAACACGCGAAGAGCAAGACGGCGTCTCCGAAAAAGTAATTGAGGGCTACTTCTCGGTGTTTAACAACGAAACCGAATTGTGGCCAGGGGCATACGAATCAATCGCAACAGGCGCATTCGATGGGACGATCAGCAATGACATCCGCGCTCTGATCAATCACGATGCACGTTTGGTGCTCGGGCGAAACAAATCCGGAACGCTGGATTTGAGGATCGATAGCCGAGGCTTGTGGGGCACTGTCAAGGTAAACGAAAAAGATGTGGATGCAATGAACCTATACGAGCGCGTGAAACGCGGGGACGTGGATCAATGTTCATTCGGTTTTAATATTCTGGCAGAAGAAACGGAGTTCCGGGATGATGGGTCGATTAAATGGATCATTAAAGAAATCGATCTCCATGAGGTTTCCGTCGTTACGTTCCCAGCTTATGAAGAAACAGGTGTGCAGGCACGGCATAAAGATTTAGAGCAGATGAAGCAGCGTATGAAAGAAGAGAAAAAACTCAGATTAAGGGAGAGGTTAGAAAATGTTAAAACAACTAATGCTACGTAA